One segment of Herbaspirillum hiltneri N3 DNA contains the following:
- the trxA gene encoding thioredoxin TrxA: MSENIKHISDASFEADVLKSDKPVLVDFWAEWCGPCKAIAPILEEVAKEYDGKLQIAKLDVDANQAIPAKFGIRGIPTLILFKNGAAAAQKVGALAKGQLTSFIDSNI; the protein is encoded by the coding sequence ATGAGCGAAAACATCAAACACATCTCCGACGCCTCTTTTGAAGCAGACGTCCTGAAATCCGACAAGCCTGTCCTGGTGGACTTCTGGGCTGAATGGTGCGGTCCTTGCAAGGCAATCGCCCCGATCCTGGAAGAAGTCGCCAAGGAATACGACGGCAAGCTGCAGATCGCCAAGCTGGACGTCGATGCGAACCAGGCCATTCCGGCCAAGTTCGGCATCCGCGGCATTCCGACACTGATCCTGTTCAAGAACGGCGCAGCAGCAGCGCAAAAAGTCGGCGCTCTTGCAAAAGGCCAGCTGACCTCGTTCATCGACAGCAACATCTGA